A region of the Vigna unguiculata cultivar IT97K-499-35 chromosome 9, ASM411807v1, whole genome shotgun sequence genome:
TTTTCTCCACAGATCTTGGTCCCTACCACAGTTGCTGCTTTGGACGTTGCATATCTTTCTTTCACAAGCCAGTGGTGAACGGTGGGTTTGTTTTGTTGCAAAAGTTTTCCTCCTAAGTCGGGGGATAATTGACTCCATCATAAACCCGTCTTACACCTATAAATAAATGTCTAATGCTTCCTTTCCTTAAAACACACCCAACACACATCTCTTCTCTCCTTCTCATCCTTGGAGATATTGAAAGAAAATTCTTATTGTATCATGAAAGAGCGGATATATCCTTTAAGGGTAGTGGGGTAGTGAGTATACACGTCTAAACCcagtttgtttgtgtttttcttaGCTTTTAAGACTTATCCACTGTGTGTTTTTCAGAATACAACACAACAGGATACAACAAAAACTAACAAGAAAATCTAAAACAATTTATAACCGATCtaggagaaaagaagaaaaaatagagagaagatgagaaagagaaaagagatgTGTTTAGTGTCTTTTATCGGAGGAAGCATGCACCTATAAACAGGTGTAGGAGAGATTTATGatgaatcaaataaaatttttgcaACAAACCCAACGTTCACCACTGTGGCTTGCAGAAGAAAAGATCAGCAACGTTCAAAGCAACAGTAATTGTGGGACCAAGATTTGCAGAGAAAAATATTGCATAGATTCGTGAATTGTGGCAACGACAATAGAGGTTGCAAATCTGCAACTAACCGGCCATTATCTTTTGCAAATACTCTGCTCAACGCTTCTTTTATAACAATAAGCTCTTTGTTTCTCCCAGCTCCAAGGGTTATATCCTTCGATTGAAGGATGCATTACACATTATACAGTGATATTCCTATACTCATTGTCGGGTATAAAGCCGAATGACAGACAAACATATCCAAAACGAAATAGGGTAAAATGGTGTGTTAGCTTCAGTAACAAAATATTTACGTGGGTTCAACACAATATCAtagctttattttattacatatacatatttttaagtaaaaaagcTTCTCTAAACAGATGACAAATGACAAACTACAGCCTGGGAGACAAGTATTTACTTCAAATTAAGACAATTCAAATCCTACAACTAGCTCCAACCAAACATATCTGACCTCAAGATGTTCATACAATGTCCATTCACTCTGTCACCAAAAAGCCATAGCAATGGCTGTTTTCACCGTCATACAATTCACAAATGCAAGAGTGTCAAGCAGTGGCAGTTTTCTCTGCAGTTGTTCCCTGCCCCTCAGTAGTTATTGAGGCACGTTTAGCTTCATAATCTTTAACAGCTGCTTTTATAGCATCCTCTGCAAGCATGCTGCAGTGAAGCTTGACGGGTGGAAGTGAAAGATGCTTTGCAATTTCACTGCATAAAATTAGCAATGTGTTCCTCAACAATTAATAAACGGAGAAGGGAGCAATTAAGCATTAAAAAGCATAAACGAAGCAAGAATAATATCATCTAGCAGGACTAGAAGTCCTAGAGACGGTGCAttaatcaataaaccaaaaggTGTAACTAAACAACATAggaaagatgaaaataatattggCAGTCCTTAGATTCATAAGCTCACAGTAATCTAAAGaggacacacacacacaaatatatatatatatatatatatatatatatatatatatgacagcaaaataataaaacatcaaatattAATCATCAAGACCAATAAAACAAATGTGTAAATTTCGTGTTGAACTAGGCTGTGTTTTCTCCAAAAATACCATCTAAAGTAAATTCTTCCACATAGTTCACCTGTTACTTCTTCAATTCCATGCACTAAACTTGCTATAACTGTCAACTCTCACCATTCTAACGGCTAAGATACAATTACGTTACTTTTCTGAAAGAGCCAACATTGTCTAGCACCTAGTAGTAAGCACTCACCCTTGAATCCAAagaatgtaattaatataacaaatcaCATAAAATACAAGCCATGTCCAGAACAAATAATAACCAAGTGTAGCAAACGTTTCCAAGAGCTCCAACTCACGTGTTTTTAATCGACAAAACTTCCTCCATTTGCTTTCCCTTCACCCATTCAGTAGCTGCAAAAGGATAACAAAGCTACAAATCAGAAACACCCTCAGTCATCGGAGGCAGGAGGTACCCATGGACAAAGTAACAACGAAATTTCATTCAACACCATAAAGACAAATTTCcaggaaaaaagaaataaagaatcAAAAATTCAAACACCAAAAATTGCATAAAccctaacataaaaaaaaaaaaaaaaagataagctTGAAACTAACACGATAATaaactaatcaattaaataaatatcatattaccGACAGACGAAGAAGCAATGGCGGATCCACATCCGAAGGTTTTGAAGCGAGCATCGATGATCTTTCCAGTTTTCTCGTCAACCTTAATTTGGAGTTTCATTACGTCGCCACACGCGGGTGCCCCAACAAGACCAGTTC
Encoded here:
- the LOC114196156 gene encoding iron-sulfur cluster assembly protein 1-like produces the protein MLRIAASAKRLLRTPSLEAPPLGIRVLPRLYHERVVDHYDNPRNVGSFDKNDPTVGTGLVGAPACGDVMKLQIKVDEKTGKIIDARFKTFGCGSAIASSSVATEWVKGKQMEEVLSIKNTEIAKHLSLPPVKLHCSMLAEDAIKAAVKDYEAKRASITTEGQGTTAEKTATA